The following proteins come from a genomic window of Hydractinia symbiolongicarpus strain clone_291-10 chromosome 2, HSymV2.1, whole genome shotgun sequence:
- the LOC130629663 gene encoding uncharacterized protein LOC130629663, which yields MATAVPPTGSSHHALITNNEYQIKLVTLLNECCDHLREIFHDPARGNMPRDKKQLYLSLKKYKKHLNHLKRDQLEIVFPQDRETNSELFDITILCDVLINCCHGIQAPIGGWRTRTPQPNDFSVGADIIRIRNERNNVMHGRAMSSAQYNQLWNAIEGILRRLGYDITKIKDLKSGCLNDLDLFKIEIMKADTEILNFNVNNNKDSIQQNEDGIKQNQDDIKANKDNIQQNEDGIKQNQGDIKANKDNILQNEDGIKQNKDDIKANKDSIQQNEDGIKQNQDDIKANKDNIQQNEDGIKQNQDDIKANKDNIHQNEGGIKQNQGDIKANEDNIQQNEDGIKQNQDDIKANEDNIQQNEDGIKQNKDDIKANKDNIQQNEDGIKQNQGDIKANEDNIQQNEDGIKQNQDDIKANKDNIHQNEGGIKQNQGDIKANKDSIQQNEDGIKQNQDDIKANKDNIHQNEDGIKQNQDDIKANEDNIQQNEDGIKQNQDDIKANEDNIQQNEDGIKQNQGDIKANKDNILQNEDGIKQNQGDIKANKDNIQQNEDGIKQNKDDIKANKDNIQQNEDGIKQNQGDIKANEDNIQQNEDGIKQNQDDIKANKDNIHQNEGGIKQNQGDIKANKDSIQQNEDGIKQNQDDIKANKDNIHQNEDGIKQNQDDIKANEDNIQQNEDGIKQNQDDIKANEDNIQQNEDGIRQNQGDIKANKDNILQNEDGIKENKENYNRLAAEVEIVKQTISSSSCDQKSSQLEETIKEQPSYMLLKNFQGDFVIKFDDDCFNWSAQSIHTIITKNFTRQSKELNFGDDYFVEEKEGKLLLLIYNHKSINAESINGLSITLVDSESKTHLISIEDIKLVQAHMCETSHFDVTTHNSRRISEQIKCIVGAEREEADIEFICGGSLQTMEPKEYEAFERDYIQRYFTVNGKCMEEPLQFPPPMQNVTHSLFAQKIKDVIIELQHLFTIFTHYNTKEHIRFLKLDKEFSLSLESTITDNKRILLVLPNYIVNIRYTETTDAVRIQDEVKAGEEDLKELSIITKKYLKNGHLKMVNVVAAPHFEDIKNIHLCVDCNLLSKKTLAEDRNMMKFFSNILQSSQAQNKVQDNKERYINIVGKVMCFMATRKALYSVPSLSKNVHEQISSLILSPQQLRHLYNNSLKKIIIGPLGSGKTVLALAHLEIAYERSENRSIIYYVVWDGNTLLKRDIVNHTKRFNYKAAVEVVVKDNVELAQDLKMNEVPTPYQLIESLVKKHVDQNLHLIIDELNGELLNKEESSLLKHYLETEGKLNNSFIIFFPQSIEKHRTLISHQKVTIHDKYKYEETGMKVLKLNRAMRTTRIIFQFLKAFENEVEQDKVTIKLPDQESKDAISTKTKIEKKKNLLSKFWQQLKQPQQQRRQQQQQLQQPPPPRQQQEQGQTTSSNATPIIKGEEEVFETPVDIDVVAASIQDGDLSGNVRIDTSLKFNTAYSIGHNIEGTKPLLIHPANTPTTDKEFIPMLALVLQDVCLHHATKRLFIYNTFPQKDIFYRLLKLLKIDFLHYDKYTDWKVLNCDDIIVKNPLQSQNYNLLTTIEGSRGVEAAECICIIESNDCKLKHLTLEAMSRATQNLVLVSASNVYQSDTVKSSTGHIISKLLTEHLVEYNVEVSNDEDTEIPFTKSMKSNNKIVFNIKPQYWKFKKMIKDLEHVGFQATDERLNAHEIVRKNLYPPGKVSNIICSYLSSTSCILRWQQDADKYTVSRQESNSLTWNNLANDISCNQYIVDDMEIGKSCKFCVVAKNHLGVSDDSIVSYRHKLPNVKGVRFKDIVEIIKSNDINKLKKLLSIHPNIVHMRDEYEHTPLLWTVWNTNNTSMVEILISYGSDVWAKDSGKRNSYHWAAIEDRHTILDMLCRHDVTNINRVDVLNFTPLHWAAYDGHISCVDVLLRYENIDVTIEDIDGKTAYDRAGVLMNEQNREIIRRKIKEYEARKK from the exons ATGGCAACGGCAGTACCTCCAACAGGATCTTCTCACCACGCATTGATCACTAACAATGAATATCAAATTAAATTGGTCACACTTCTCAATGAATGTTGTGACCACTTACGTGAAATTTTTCATGATCCTGCCCGTGGTAACATGCCAAGGGATAAGAAACAATTATATctgtcattaaaaaaatataagaaacatttaaaCCATCTGAAAAGAGATCAGCTGGAAATCGTTTTTCCGCAAGATAGGGAAACAAATTCGGAATTGTTTGACATCACTATTTTATGTGACGTTCTAATTAATTGTTGTCACGGTATACAAGCACCAATTGGTGGGTGGAGGACCAGAACACCGCAACCAAATGATTTCAGTGTCGGTGCTGACATCATTCGAATCAGAAATGAGCGCAATAATGTTATGCATGGAAGAGCAATGAGTTCAGCACAATATAATCAGCTATGGAATGCCATAGAAGGTATATTAAGAAGACTCGGATACGacataacaaaaattaaagatttgaaaTCTGGTTGCTTGAATGACTTAGACTTATTTAAGATCGAAATTATGAAAGCAGAtactgaaattttaaatttcaatgttaacaataataaagacagtattcagcaaaacgaagatggtattaaacaaaatcaagatgacatcaaagcaaataaagacaatattcagcaaaacgaagatggtattaaacaaaatcaaggtgacattaaagcaaataaagacaatattctgcaaaacgaagatggtattaaacaaaataaagatgacatcaaagcaaataaagatagtattcagcaaaacgaagatggtattaaacaaaatcaagatgacatcaaagcaaataaagacaatattcagcaaaacgaagatggtattaaacaaaatcaagatgacatcaaagcaaataaagacaatattcatCAAAACGAAggtggtattaaacaaaatcaaggtgacattaaagcaaatgaagacaatattcagcaaaacgaagatggtattaaacaaaatcaagatgacatcaaagcaaatgaagacaatattcagcaaaacgaagatggtattaaacaaaataaagatgacatcaaagcaaataaagacaatattcagcaaaacgaagatggtattaaacaaaatcaaggtgacattaaagcaaatgaagacaatattcagcaaaacgaagatggtattaaacaaaatcaagatgacatcaaagcaaataaagacaatattcatCAAAACGAAggtggtattaaacaaaatcaaggtgacattaaagcaaataaagacagtattcagcaaaacgaagatggtattaaacaaaatcaagatgacatcaaagcaaataaagacaatattcatcaaaacgaagatggtattaaacaaaatcaagatgacatcaaagcaaatgaagacaatattcagcaaaacgaagatggtattaaacaaaatcaagatgacatcaaagcaaatgaagacaatattcagcaaaacgaagatggtattaaacaaaatcaaggtgacattaaagcaaataaagacaatattctgcaaaacgaagatggtattaaacaaaatcaaggtgacattaaagcaaataaagacaatattcagcaaaacgaagatggtattaaacaaaataaagatgacatcaaagcaaataaagacaatattcagcaaaacgaagatggtattaaacaaaatcaaggtgacattaaagcaaatgaagacaatattcagcaaaacgaagatggtattaaacaaaatcaagatgacatcaaagcaaataaagacaatattcatCAAAACGAAggtggtattaaacaaaatcaaggtgacattaaagcaaataaagacagtattcagcaaaacgaagatggtattaaacaaaatcaagatgacatcaaagcaaataaagacaatattcatcaaaacgaagatggtattaaacaaaatcaagatgacatcaaagcaaatgaagacaatattcagcaaaacgaagatggtattaaacaaaatcaagatgacatcaaagcaaatgaagacaatattcagcaaaacgaagatggtattagacaaaatcaaggtgacattaaagcaaataaagacaatattctgcaaaacgaagatggtattaaagaGAATAAAGAGAATTATAATCGATTAGCAGCCGAAGTGGAAATAGTAAAGCAAACTATTTCTTCATCATCATGTGATCAGAAGAGTTCTCAGTTGGAAGAAACTATAAAAGAACAACCCAG TTATATGCTACTAAAAAATTTTCAAggagattttgtaataaaatttgaTGATGACTGCTTCAACTGGTCTGCACAAAGTATACACACTATTATTACTAAAAATTTTACAAGACAATCAAAAGAACTTAATTTCGGCGACGATTATTTTgtagaagaaaaagaaggaaaactATTACTGCTTATTTACAATCACAAATCTATCAATGCTGAATCTATCAATGGGTTATCCATTACGTTAGTTGACAGTGAAAGTAAAACTCATTTGATTTCAATTGAAG ATATTAAATTGGTCCAAGCGCATATGTGTGAAACCAGCCATTTTGATGTAACAACGCACAACAGTAGAAGAATATCTGAACAGATAAAATGCATTGTAGGAGCAGAAAGAGAAGAAGCAGATATTGAATTTATATGTGGTGGTAGCCTGCAAACAATGGAACCTAAGGAGTACGAAGCATTTGAAAGAGATTACATCCAGCGTTATTTCACCGTCAATGGTAAATGCATGGAAGAACCACTCCAATTTCCACCTCCAATGCAAAACGTCACACATTCCTTATTCGCACAAAAGATAAAGGATGTTATAATCGAATTACAACATTTGTTTACAATATTTACGCATTATAACACGAAGGAACATATTCGATTTCTAAAACTGGATAAAGAATTTTCTTTGAGTTTGGAAAGCACAATTACTGATAACAAAAGAATTCTACTTGTGTTGCCAAATTATATCGTCAACATTAGATACACAGAAACAACCGACGCAGTTAGAATACAAGATGAAGTCAAAGCGGGCGAAGAGGACTTGAAGGAGCTATCTATCATcactaaaaaatatcttaaaaatggtCACCTGAAAATGGTTAATGTTGTAGCTGCACCACATTTCGAAGATATCAAAAATATCCACCTTTGTGTAGACTGCAACCTACTCTCCAAGAAAACTTTGGCTGAGGATAGAAATATGATGAAgttcttttcaaatattttgcaaagctCACAAGCACAAAATAAAGTTCAGGATAACAAGGAACGGTATATCAACATAGTCGGTAAAGTCATGTGTTTTATGGCTACAAGAAAAGCACTCTATTCTGTTCCTTCACTCAGTAAAAACGTCCACGAACAAATAAGCTCGTTAATACTTTCTCCACAGCAACTCCGTCATTTATACAAcaactctttaaaaaaaattataatcggTCCCTTAGGCAGTGGTAAGACAGTGCTAGCTTTAGCACATTTGGAAATTGCTTACGAGCGCTCTGAGAATAGATCGATCATATACTACGTAGTTTGGGACGGCAACACATTGCTGAAACGGGATATTGTCAATCATACTAAAAGATTTAATTACAAAGCCGCTGTCGAAGTTGTTGTAAAGGATAATGTCGAGTTAGCTCAGGATTTGAAAATGAATGAAGTGCCAACACCATACCAGTTAATAGAGTCATTGGTTAAGAAACATGTTGACCAAAACCTGCATCTAATAATTGATGAATTAAATGGAGAGTTATTGAACAAGGAAGAATCATCTTTGCTTAAACACTATCTGGAGACTGAAGGAAAATTAAATAACTCCTTCATCATTTTTTTCCCACAATCCATTGAGAAACATAGAACATTAATTTCACACCAAAAAGTCACAATACATGACAAGTACAAGTATGAAGAAACAGGAATGAAAGTATTAAAACTTAACAGAGCAATGAGAACAACCCGGATAATCTTTCAGTTTTTAAAGGcttttgaaaatgaagtagaacAAGACAAGGTAACAATTAAGCTTCCCGATCAGGAATCAAAAGATGCAATATCCACCAAaacaaaaatcgaaaaaaaaaagaatctcCTTTCCAAATTTTGGCAACAACTgaaacaaccacaacaacaacggcgacaacaacagcagcagctGCAGCAACCACCACCACCACGACAACAACAAGAACAAGGACAAACTACCAGTAGCAATGCCACGCCGATAATAAAAGGAGAAGAAGAAGTATTTGAAACACCGGTTGATATTGATGTCGTTGCAGCTTCAATACAAGATGGGGATCTTTCGGGTAATGTTAGAATTGATACTTCATTAAAATTCAATACAGCGTATTCAATCGGTCATAATATCGAAGGAACAAAACCGTTATTGATACATCCGGCAAATACTCCAACAACAGACAAAGAGTTTATACCAATGTTAGCGCTTGTTTTACAAGATGTATGTTTACATCATGCCACTAAACGTTTGTTCATATATAACACATTCCCTCAAAAGGATATTTTTTACAGATTActaaaactgttaaaaattgattttcttcaCTACGACAAGTACACTGACTGGAAAGTTTTAAATTGTGATGATATCATAGTTAAAAATCCCTTGCAGAGTCAAAATTATAACCTGCTCACTACTATTGAGGGAAGTCGTGGAGTTGAAGCAGCCGAATGCATCTGTATAATTGAAAGCAATGATTGCAAGTTAAAACATTTGACGTTAGAAGCAATGTCCAGAGCAACACAAAATCTGGTCCTTGTTTCAGCGTCCAACGTCTACCAATCGGATACAGTAAAATCATCAACTGGTCATATCATCAGTAAACTGTTAACTGAACATTTGGTTGAATACAATGTAGAAGTCTCAAACGATGAAGATACAGAAATACCGTTCACAAAGTCTATGAAAAGTAacaataaaatagtttttaacatAAAACCACAATAttggaaattcaaaaaaatgataaaagattTGGAACATGTTGGTTTTCAGGCAACGGATGAACGCCTAAATGCGCATGAGATCGTTAGGAAAAa cCTTTATCCTCCTGGAAAAGTGAGCAATATAATTTGCTCATATTTGTCAAGTACATCATGTATATTGAGATGGCAACAGGACGCTGATAAGTACACCGTTAGTAGACAAGAAAGTAATAGTTTAACCTGGAATAACTTAGCAAATGACATTTCTTGCAATCAATACATCGTTGATGACATGGAAATTGGTAAATCGTGCAAGTTTTGTGTAGTTGCTAAAAATCATCTTGGTGTATCTGATGACAGCATTGTGTCTTATCGTCACAA ACTTCCAAACGTTAAGGGTGTCAGATTTAAAG atatcgTAGAAATTATTAAATCTAACGATATcaacaaattgaaaaaattactaTCCATTCATCCAAACATCGTTCACATGAGAGATGAATATGAACACACACCATTGTTGTGGACAGTATGGAACACCAACAATACATCAATGGTGGAAATACTCATCTCATATGGGAGTGATGTTTGGGCGAAAGATAGTGGGAAACGAAACAGTTATCATTGGGCTGCAATTGAAGATCGTCACACAATATTAGATATGTTATGTCGACATGATGTAACAAACATCAACCGTGTAGATGTTCTCAACTTCACACCATTACATTGGGCTGCATATGATGGTCACATCTcatgtgttgatgttttgttACGTTATGAAAATATTGATGTGACGATCGAAGATATAGATGGAAAAACAGCTTATGATCGTGCTGGAGTATTGATGAATGAACAAAACCGGGAAATAATAAGACggaaaataaaagaatacgaa gctAGGAAGAAATAA